A genome region from Blautia coccoides includes the following:
- the rplX gene encoding 50S ribosomal protein L24 — MSTFKIKKGDTVKVIAGKDKDKEGKVISVNPKKGAVLVEGANMVTKHTKPSMANQQGGIVEKEAWLDVSNVMLVHEGKATRVGFKMEGDKKVRFAKATGKVID, encoded by the coding sequence ATGTCAACATTTAAGATTAAAAAAGGTGATACAGTTAAAGTGATCGCCGGTAAAGATAAAGACAAAGAAGGAAAAGTAATCTCTGTTAATCCGAAAAAAGGTGCTGTTCTGGTTGAAGGCGCAAACATGGTAACAAAGCACACAAAACCTTCCATGGCTAATCAGCAGGGCGGTATTGTAGAGAAGGAAGCTTGGCTGGATGTGTCTAACGTTATGTTAGTACACGAAGGCAAAGCTACCAGAGTCGGCTTCAAGATGGAAGGCGACAAGAAAGTGCGTTTCGCCAAAGCTACAGGCAAAGTAATCGATTAA
- the rplE gene encoding 50S ribosomal protein L5, which translates to MSRLREVYKNEIVDGMVKKFGYKNIMEVPKLDKIVVNMGVGEAKENAKLLDAAVADMELITGQKAVTTKAKNSIANFKLREGMPIGCKVTLRGEKMYEFADRLINLALPRVRDFRGVNPNAFDGRGNYALGIKEQLIFPEVEYDKVDKVRGMDIIFVTTAKTDEEARELLTLFNMPFAK; encoded by the coding sequence GTGAGCAGACTGAGAGAAGTATACAAAAATGAGATCGTAGATGGTATGGTCAAAAAGTTTGGTTATAAAAATATCATGGAAGTGCCGAAACTCGACAAAATCGTTGTAAACATGGGTGTAGGCGAAGCAAAGGAAAACGCAAAACTGTTAGACGCAGCTGTAGCTGACATGGAACTGATCACAGGTCAGAAAGCTGTAACAACAAAAGCGAAAAACTCCATTGCTAACTTCAAACTCCGTGAAGGCATGCCGATCGGTTGTAAAGTAACCCTGAGAGGCGAAAAAATGTATGAATTTGCTGATCGCCTTATCAACTTAGCACTGCCTCGAGTACGTGACTTCCGCGGCGTTAATCCTAACGCATTCGATGGAAGAGGCAACTATGCACTCGGTATCAAAGAGCAGTTAATTTTCCCTGAAGTGGAATACGATAAAGTCGATAAAGTAAGAGGTATGGACATCATTTTCGTTACAACTGCTAAGACAGACGAAGAAGCCCGTGAATTATTGACATTATTTAACATGCCATTTGCA